The window CGTCTGCCGGCCGAAGGGGTGCAAGATCTCGCGCTCGCGGCCAGTGGGTTGCTCAACCCGCAGCGCGGCGGCCCTGCCGTGCATCCGCCGGCCCCGCAGTTCCTGTTCGAGGTCCCCGCCAGTTACGAACCGAAGATCTGGGCCGAGAGCCCCGCGCCCGACCGCTATCGCCGGGCCCTGTATGTGTTCCGGTTCCGCTCGGCGCCGTTCCCCGTGCTGGAGAACTTCGACGCCCCGGCCGGCAACGTGGCCTGCGTGCGGCGGTCCAGTTCAAACACGCCGATGCAGGCCCTGACGCTGCTCAACGAGACGCTGCTCGCCGAGTGCGCGCAATCGCTGGCCGATCACGCCCTGGCCGTACCGGGCGATGATCTGCGGCGAATCGACGCGGCGTTTCGCCGCTGCACGTCTCGCTCGCCCGGAGCCGAGGAATCGGCCGTGCTGGTCGAGTTCCTGGATCGCCAGCGACAGCGGTTTGCGTCAGGGGACGCCGACCCCGCGGCAATCGTCGGATCCGACTCCCCGGGCGCCGTTCCCCCCGCGGAGCGCGCGGCTTGGTTCGCACTCGCCCGAGTGCTGCTCAATCTCGACGAAACGATCTCGAAGAACTGAGTCGCCGTCATGAACTTGCCTCCCGAACACGACAGAACTTCCGTCGCCCGACAGGTCTCGCGCCGTTGGTTCTTACGCGAGTGCGGCGTCGGTCTGGGGGCCGTGGCGCTCAGCCGACTGGCTGCCCAGGGCGCCGTCGCCGCGGCCGATCCGCTCGCCCCGAAGCTGCCGCCGTTCGCCCCGCGGGCCAAGCGGGTCATCTTTCTGTTCATGGCGGGCGCCCCCAGCCAGCTTGAATTGTTCGACTACAAGCCGCTGCTGGCGAAGCATCATGGCGAGCTCCCTCCCGCGGAGCTGCTCAAGGGATATCGTGCCGCGTTCATTAACCCCAACTCGAAGCTCATGGGCCCGCGGTTCCAATTCGCCAAACACGGCGCCAGCGGGACCGAGGTTTCCGAGTTGCTTCCCGAGTTCGCGAAGATCGTCGACGAGACGACCATCGTCAAATCGATGACGACCGACGCCTTCAACCACGCCCCGGCCCAATTGCTGATGAGCACCGGCTCGATGCAGTTCGGCAAGCCGAGTCTCGGGTCGTGGGCCCTGTACGGACTGGGGTCGGAGTGCGACAACCTGCCCGGATTCGTCGTTTTCAGCACCGGCCAGAAGGGCCCCAGCGCCGGCAACGCGAACTGGGGCAGCGGTTTTCTCCCTCCCGTGTACCAAGGGGCCCAGTTCCGCTCCGTGGGGGACCCCGTGCTGTATCTGTCGAACCCGCCAGGAGTCGATCGACGGCTCCAGCGCGAGTCGATCGACGCGATCAACGCTCTCAACGAGCGGCAGCTTGCCGTGCTCGGCGACCCGGAGATCGCCGCCCGCATCCGCTCCTACGAGATGGCGTTCGAGATGCAAGCCAGCGCCCCCGAGGTGATGGACCTTTCGCAGGAGCCGCAGCACGTGCTCGAGATGTACGGCGCCAAGCCGGGCGAGCGGTCGTTTGCCAACTGCTGCCTGTTGGCTCGACGAATGGTTGAGCAGGGGGTCCGCTTCGTCGAAATCTTTCACGAGGCGTGGGACCAGCACGGCAGCCTCGTGAAGGACATTCAGAAGAATTGTCTCGACACCGATCGAGCGAGCGCCGCGCTCGTGGCCGATCTCAAGCAGCGCGGGCTGCTGGACGACACGCTGGTGATTTGGGGGGGCGAGTTCGGCCGCACCCCCATGGTCGAGGGGGGCGGGTTCGACGGCCGCGACCATCACCCCAACGCCTTTACCATGTGGCTCGCCGGCGGCGGCGTCCGGGCCGGGACCGTACACGGCGAAACCGACGACCTGGGATTCAACGTCGCTCGCGATCCGGTCCATCTCCGCGACCTGCATGCGACAATCCTCCATCTGCTCGGCTTCGACCACGCCCGATTGAGCGTCAAGCACCAGGGCCTCGCCCAACGCCTCACCGGGGTGGAACCGGCGCGGGTCGTTCGTGAGATCTTGGCGTAGCCGCATCGCGCCGCTCTCCTTGGCCGTTGGTCCCTAGCTTCACTCTCAGGCAATCGCATGACTCACTCACTGCTCAGCGGCGTCTGCCGCTTGGGGCTCGCCCTGTCGCTCGCAGTCGCCGCCGTTCCGGCCGCCGCTTACGAGGTCGCCCGGCTTCGCTGCGAAGACTCCGCCGACCCGCTCGGGGTCGACGTCCCCCAGCCGCGGCTCTCCTGGCAGGTTGCCAGCGACGAACGGGGTCAGCGGCAAACTGCCTATCGGGTCCTCGTTGCGTCGTCCCCGGAACAGCTCGCCGCCGAGCGGGGCGACCTGTGGGATTCCGGACGGGTCGAGTCTGACGCGACGACGGTCGTCCGCTACGCCGGCGCCGAACTCTCCTCGTCGCAACGCGTCCACTGGAAGGTCCAATCATGGGATGCCCGAGGCCAAGCGTCCGCGTGGAGCCAACCCGCCGCCTGGACCATGGGGATTGTCGACCCGGCCGACTGGCGGGCCGTATGGATCGTGGCGCCCTGGTCGTCGGAGGCGCTGCTGGTTCGGAAGGAGTTTCTCGTCCGCCCGGGGCTGCGGCGGGCGACCGCCCACCTGACCGGGCTGGGGCATTTCGAGTTCTTCCTCAACGGCCGCCG of the Pirellulales bacterium genome contains:
- a CDS encoding DUF1501 domain-containing protein, whose translation is MNLPPEHDRTSVARQVSRRWFLRECGVGLGAVALSRLAAQGAVAAADPLAPKLPPFAPRAKRVIFLFMAGAPSQLELFDYKPLLAKHHGELPPAELLKGYRAAFINPNSKLMGPRFQFAKHGASGTEVSELLPEFAKIVDETTIVKSMTTDAFNHAPAQLLMSTGSMQFGKPSLGSWALYGLGSECDNLPGFVVFSTGQKGPSAGNANWGSGFLPPVYQGAQFRSVGDPVLYLSNPPGVDRRLQRESIDAINALNERQLAVLGDPEIAARIRSYEMAFEMQASAPEVMDLSQEPQHVLEMYGAKPGERSFANCCLLARRMVEQGVRFVEIFHEAWDQHGSLVKDIQKNCLDTDRASAALVADLKQRGLLDDTLVIWGGEFGRTPMVEGGGFDGRDHHPNAFTMWLAGGGVRAGTVHGETDDLGFNVARDPVHLRDLHATILHLLGFDHARLSVKHQGLAQRLTGVEPARVVREILA